The segment GGTTGGTCTCGACCAAAAAAAGAAGCTTTTATTTATCAAGATTGGAATAAATTAAAAGAATTGTCAAAGTCAAGTTCTTCAAGTAAATAGATAAAAAATAAGAAATTCATATCAACTCTACACCCACTGTCATACCGAGCTTGTCGAGGTATAACCATACACAAAACTAAATGGGTATTGGGGTCATTCTTCGACAGGCTCAGAATGACGGGAAATTCGACAAACTCAGAATGACAAGAAAAATGAATCGACCCTACACCCACTGTCATACCGAGCCTGTCGAGGTATAACCATACGCAAAACTAAATGGGCATTGGGATCATTCTTCGACAGGCTCAGAATGACGAGCAATTCGATAGGTTCAGAATAATGAGAAAATAATTCTGTAATCAACCATCATAGTTTTTTACCATCCAAAATACTTTTTTAAAAAATAATTCGTTTAAGCATGATTATATAAAAATATGCGTTTTGTTTTTCTATTAATAGCGTTTTTCGTATCTACACTTTCCTTTGGACAAGTGGGAGGCAAGGGTGTATATGCATTTATGCAATTACCTGGTTCGTCGCATGTAAGTGCTTTAGGAGGCAATAACATCAGCGTTGTAAGCAACGAACCCTCGTTTGTTATTCAAAACCCTGCCCTGTTGAACGATTCGCTGCTCAATATTCCGGTTATCAACACATCTAAATATTTTGCCGATATCTACTACGGCTCTGCAGGATATGCTTTTCATAATCGTTATGTAGGGAATATATTCATAGGTTTTCAGCATTTTAACTACGGCAAGTTTTCCGAATTCGACGAAGTTGGCAATCGTATTGGCAGTTTTTCGGCAGCCGATTATGCTTTGTGTTTGAGCACCTCGCATTTTTTTTCCGACTCTTCTTTTTCGTGGGGTGTAGCCCTTAAACCCATTCTCTCTCAATACGAATCTTATTCGTCTTATGGCATTGTGAGCGATTGGGGGCTGTTGTATCATAATATTCATAATTTATGGACAGTTGCACTAACATTAAAAAATTTGGGTTATCAGCTTAAATCGTATTACGATAATCACCATGAGCCTATCGATGCCGATTGGCAACTAGGTATTACTAAAAAGCTGAAACATGCTCCCTTACGCCTTAGTCTAACATTCCAGCATTTAGAACAGTGGAACTTAGCAAAGTATGTGGACGAAAAACAATCAGAAAACACTACGGTTTTGGGCGAGGAATCAACACAAAGGTCTGCTTTTGAAAGAAAAAGTGATGAACTTTTGCGACATATAATAGTGGCTACTGATATTGTAATTTCTAAAAACTTTTACATAGCCTTTGGATATAATTTTCAGCGTCGCAAAGAACTTGGAACCGTTACCCGTATGGCAACAACCGGACTATCGTGGGGGTTTGG is part of the Bacteroidales bacterium genome and harbors:
- the porQ gene encoding type IX secretion system protein PorQ, which produces MRFVFLLIAFFVSTLSFGQVGGKGVYAFMQLPGSSHVSALGGNNISVVSNEPSFVIQNPALLNDSLLNIPVINTSKYFADIYYGSAGYAFHNRYVGNIFIGFQHFNYGKFSEFDEVGNRIGSFSAADYALCLSTSHFFSDSSFSWGVALKPILSQYESYSSYGIVSDWGLLYHNIHNLWTVALTLKNLGYQLKSYYDNHHEPIDADWQLGITKKLKHAPLRLSLTFQHLEQWNLAKYVDEKQSENTTVLGEESTQRSAFERKSDELLRHIIVATDIVISKNFYIAFGYNFQRRKELGTVTRMATTGLSWGFGFKIYRFQFHYARAAYNLAGASNMITLSSRINDWKKK